A window of the Lolium perenne isolate Kyuss_39 chromosome 7, Kyuss_2.0, whole genome shotgun sequence genome harbors these coding sequences:
- the LOC127312508 gene encoding glycosyltransferase BC10 — protein sequence MAPRNRPSSKRPLWIVVLIAFVCAIVTGAYLYKPQQYTSCYLSNSCSSQPPPEPVRVYTDDEIAARVVIRDIVRSQPVRSKNPKIAFMFLTPSSLPFEKLWEKFFTGHEGRYTIYVHASRERTVHASPLFAGRDIRSEKVVWGTVSMIDAERRLLANALQDADNQHFVLVSESCVPLHNFDYVYSYLMETNISFVDSFDDPGPHGAGRYSDYMLPEIVKRDWRKGAQWFTVKRQHAVLILADTLYYGKFKRYCKPGNEWHNCYSDEHYLPTLFNMVDPTGIANWSVSHVDWSEGKWHPKVYRAVDTSFELLKSIASIDESVHVNSNAKHQAQRRPCVWNGMKRPCYLFARKFYPEALDTLMNIFSNFTVI from the exons ATGGCACCACGCAATAGACCTTCGTCTAAAAGGCCTCTCTGGATTGTCGTCTTGATTGCTTTTGTCTGTGCAATAGTCACTGGAGCTTATCTCTACAAACCCCAACAGTACACGTCTTGTTACTTGTCAAATTCCTGCAGTTCCCAGCCTCCCCCAGAACCCGTGAGAGTGTACACTGATGATGAGATAGCTGCTCGTGTTGTCATAAGAGACATTGTTCGGTCACAGCCTGTCCGGTCAAAGAATCCGAAAATTGCTTTCATGTTCTTGACGCCCAGTTCATTGCCTTTTGAGAAGCTTTGGGAAAAGTTCTTCACG GGACATGAAGGCAGATACACAATATACGTACATGCTTCAAGAGAAAGGACTGTTCATGCCAGTCCATTATTTGCTGGCAGGGATATTCGGAGTGAAAAG GTGGTCTGGGGTACAGTTTCTATGATTGATGCAGAGAGGAGGCTCTTGGCAAATGCACTGCAAGATGCTGATAACCAGCATTTTGTCTTGGTCTCTGAGAG CTGTGTACCACTGCATAACTTCGATTATGTGTATAGTTATCTCATGGAGACAAACATCAGCTTTGTTGACTC TTTCGACGATCCTGGTCCACATGGAGCAGGTAGATACTCTGATTATATGCTACCTGAAATCGTCAAGAGAGATTGGAGAAAAGGTGCACAG TGGTTCACTGTGAAACGGCAGCATGCAGTCCTTATTCTTGCTGACACCCTTTACTATGGGAAGTTCAAACGCTACTGTAAG CCAGGAAATGAATGGCACAACTGCTATTCTGACGAGCACTATTTGCCAACCCTGTTTAAC ATGGTTGATCCAACTGGAATTGCCAACTGGTCAGTGTCACATGTCGATTGGTCAGAAGGAAAATGGCATCCTAAAGTTTATAGGGCTGTTGACACGAGCTTTGAGCTGCTTAAGAGTATAGCG TCCATTGACGAGAGCGTTCATGTGAACAGCAATGCAAAG CATCAAGCACAGAGAAGGCCGTGCGTGTGGAACGGCATGAAGAGGCCCTGCTACCTATTCGCACGGAAGTTCTACCCTGAGGCGCTTGACACCCTGATGAACATTTTCTCGAACTTCACCGTCATCTGA
- the LOC127312507 gene encoding uncharacterized protein, translating into MGCGFSSPTGCRALRPFAGVRVIHTNGYVQDFDGSDGAPVTVARATASCASSSGSSYVLCSSAHLLQPGRALFRPDDALQPGSVYFLLPHSVFQAESSAVDLACLMNRLTALARKGGGCAPAPCPVESLFAGRPEDLQQAPSKPPAGKCGAATKSRSWRPQLDRIDESMGRSSMRSSVSTCSVRSQD; encoded by the coding sequence ATGGGGTGCGGCTTCTCCTCGCCGACCGGCTGCCGCGCGCTGCGCCCGTTCGCGGGGGTGCGCGTGATCCACACCAACGGCTACGTGCAGGACTTCGACGGCAGCGACGGCGCGCCGGTCACCGTGGCGCGCGCCACCGCCTCCTGCGCCTCCTCCTCCGGCTCCAGCTACGTGCTCTGCTCCTCCGCGCACCTGCTGCAGCCGGGCCGCGCGCTCTTCCGCCCGGACGACGCGCTCCAGCCGGGCAGCGTCTACTTCCTGCTCCCGCACTCCGTCTTCCAGGCCGAGTCCTCCGCCGTCGACCTCGCCTGCCTCATGAACCGCCTCACCGCGCTCGCGCGCAAGGGCGGCGGCTGCGCGCCCGCGCCCTGCCCCGTCGAGTCGCTCTTCGCCGGCCGACCCGAGGACCTGCAGCAGGCGCCGTCCAAGCCGCCCGCCGGCAAgtgcggcgccgccaccaagtcGCGGTCGTGGCGGCCGCAGCTCGACCGGATCGACGAGTCCATGGGCCGCTCCTCCATGCGGAGCTCGGTGTCCACCTGCAGCGTCCGCAGCCAAGATTAG